One segment of Pseudomonas sp. FP2196 DNA contains the following:
- a CDS encoding class I SAM-dependent methyltransferase: MPLLDTPFAQLDLIRQPEQQNEPLQAFDAADEYLLNHLAAQQPTAETRVLVLNDSFGALAASLLGKVTVSSSGDSFLGFQGLEKNLLRNGRAFDAICGIPASEPLLGPFDRVLIRVPKTLALLEEQLIRLQGQLAPGAEVVAAAMVKHLPRAAGDLLERYVGPVQASLAVKKARLLIATPEAKTPAVSPYPSSYRLDDPAIELLNHANVFCREGLDIGTRAFLPHLPKNLGSARVADLGCGNGVLAIASALQNPDAQYTLVDESFMAVQSATENWRAALGDRDVIVRAGDGLAGQEPQSLDVVLCNPPFHQQQVVGDFLAWRMFQQAREALVVGGALYIVGNRHLGYHSKLARLFRGVEQVAATPKFVILKARK, encoded by the coding sequence ATGCCTTTGCTCGATACGCCCTTCGCCCAACTCGACCTTATCCGCCAGCCTGAACAGCAAAACGAACCGCTTCAGGCGTTCGATGCCGCTGACGAATATTTGCTCAATCATCTGGCAGCGCAGCAACCGACGGCTGAAACGCGGGTTCTGGTGCTCAACGACAGCTTCGGGGCATTGGCTGCCAGTCTGCTGGGCAAGGTGACGGTCAGCAGTAGCGGTGATTCGTTTCTGGGCTTTCAAGGGCTGGAAAAAAACCTGCTACGCAATGGCCGAGCGTTCGACGCGATCTGCGGTATCCCGGCCAGTGAGCCCTTGCTCGGGCCGTTCGATCGGGTATTGATCCGCGTACCGAAAACCCTGGCCTTGCTGGAGGAACAACTGATTCGCCTGCAAGGGCAACTGGCGCCCGGCGCTGAAGTGGTAGCAGCAGCGATGGTCAAACATCTGCCGCGCGCGGCGGGCGACCTGCTGGAGCGCTATGTCGGCCCCGTACAGGCGTCACTGGCAGTAAAAAAAGCTCGGCTGCTGATCGCCACACCTGAGGCGAAAACGCCGGCCGTGTCGCCCTACCCGTCTAGCTATCGCCTTGACGATCCGGCCATTGAGTTGCTTAACCACGCCAACGTGTTCTGCCGCGAAGGCCTGGACATCGGCACCCGGGCGTTTCTCCCGCATCTGCCGAAGAATCTTGGCAGTGCACGAGTCGCCGACTTGGGTTGCGGCAACGGTGTACTGGCCATTGCCAGCGCTCTGCAAAATCCCGACGCGCAGTACACGCTGGTCGATGAATCGTTCATGGCCGTGCAGTCGGCTACCGAAAACTGGCGCGCCGCGCTCGGTGATCGCGATGTGATCGTGCGTGCGGGTGATGGTTTGGCCGGTCAAGAGCCGCAATCGCTGGACGTGGTGTTGTGCAATCCGCCGTTCCATCAGCAGCAGGTCGTGGGTGATTTCCTCGCCTGGCGCATGTTCCAGCAAGCCCGTGAAGCGCTGGTGGTGGGCGGCGCGTTGTACATCGTAGGCAACCGTCATCTGGGTTATCACAGCAAACTGGCGCGGCTGTTCCGTGGCGTTGAGCAAGTGGCAGCCACACCGAAATTCGTGATCCTCAAGGCCCGCAAGTAA
- a CDS encoding DUF2474 domain-containing protein: MTGKHSLHDIEEAEKKPLWQRLGWLALIWVGSVGALFIVASLMRMFMNAAGLTTH; this comes from the coding sequence ATGACCGGCAAACATTCCCTGCACGATATTGAAGAAGCTGAAAAAAAGCCGCTGTGGCAGCGGCTCGGCTGGTTGGCCTTGATCTGGGTCGGTAGCGTCGGCGCGCTGTTTATCGTCGCCAGCCTGATGCGCATGTTCATGAACGCCGCAGGCCTGACCACTCACTGA
- the cydB gene encoding cytochrome d ubiquinol oxidase subunit II, whose translation MGIDLPLIWAVIIIFGIMMYVVMDGFDLGIGILFPFIPGKTDRDVMMNTVAPVWDGNETWLVLGGAALFGAFPLAYSVVLSALYLPLIFMLIGLIFRGVAFEFRFKAKDDKRHLWDKAFIGGSVAATFFQGVALGAFIDGLPVVNRQFAGGSLDWLTPFTMFCGAALVVAYALLGCTWLIMKTEGKLQEQMHNLARPLAFVLLAVIGIVSIWTPLAHPDIATRWFSMPNLVWFMPVPILVLVTMYGLIRAVARNANYMPFLLTLVLIFLGYSGLGISLWPNIVPPSISIWDAAAPPQSQGFMLVGTLFIIPFILGYTFWSYYVFRGKVTHEDGYH comes from the coding sequence ATGGGTATTGATCTTCCGCTGATCTGGGCCGTGATTATCATCTTCGGCATCATGATGTACGTGGTCATGGACGGCTTCGACCTGGGGATCGGGATTCTCTTCCCTTTCATTCCGGGCAAGACCGACCGTGATGTGATGATGAACACCGTCGCCCCGGTCTGGGACGGTAACGAAACGTGGCTGGTGCTGGGTGGCGCGGCGTTGTTCGGCGCGTTCCCACTGGCCTATTCGGTGGTGTTGTCGGCGTTGTACCTGCCGCTGATTTTCATGCTGATCGGTTTGATTTTCCGCGGCGTGGCATTCGAGTTTCGCTTCAAGGCCAAGGACGACAAGCGTCACCTGTGGGACAAGGCATTCATCGGCGGTTCGGTGGCGGCGACGTTCTTCCAGGGCGTGGCGCTCGGCGCATTCATCGATGGTTTGCCGGTGGTCAATCGACAGTTTGCCGGCGGATCACTGGACTGGCTGACACCGTTCACGATGTTCTGCGGCGCTGCGCTCGTGGTGGCCTATGCCTTGCTCGGTTGCACCTGGCTGATCATGAAGACCGAAGGCAAGCTTCAGGAACAGATGCATAACCTGGCAAGGCCGCTGGCATTCGTGCTGCTGGCCGTGATCGGTATTGTCAGTATCTGGACGCCGCTGGCTCACCCGGACATCGCGACACGCTGGTTCAGCATGCCGAATCTGGTCTGGTTCATGCCGGTACCGATTCTGGTGCTGGTGACGATGTACGGTTTGATCCGTGCCGTGGCGCGCAATGCCAACTACATGCCGTTCCTGCTGACCCTGGTGCTGATTTTTCTCGGCTACAGCGGTCTGGGTATCAGCCTGTGGCCGAACATTGTGCCGCCGTCGATCTCGATCTGGGACGCTGCCGCACCGCCGCAAAGTCAGGGCTTCATGCTGGTAGGCACGCTGTTCATCATCCCGTTCATTCTGGGGTACACCTTCTGGAGTTACTACGTGTTCCGCGGCAAGGTCACCCATGAAGACGGTTATCACTAG
- a CDS encoding cytochrome ubiquinol oxidase subunit I — protein MFGLEALDLARIQFAFTISFHILFPAITIGLASYLAVLEGLWLKTRNDTYRDLYHFWSKIFAVNFGMGVVSGLVMAYQFGTNWSRFSDFAGAVTGPLLTYEVLTAFFLEAGFLGVMLFGWNKVGRGLHFFSTVMVAIGTLISTFWILASNSWMQTPQGFEIVNGQVIPTDWLAIIFNPSFPYRLMHMATAAFVATAFFVGSSAAWHLLRGKDNPAIRTMLSMAMWMALIVAPIQAVIGDFHGLNTLKHQPAKIAAIEGHWENKGDEPTPLILFGWPDMKEEKTKFAVEIPYLGSLILTHSLDKQVPALKEFPPEDRPNSTIVFWSFRIMVGLGFLMIFTGLWSLWLRKRDTLYTSRPFLYLALWMGPSGLIAILAGWFTTEIGRQPWVVYGLMRTADASSNHSFMQMSITLIMFVVVYFALFGAGLGYMMRLVRKGPKISEGAETPQGGPGKQRTPARPLSAADDTADADHDGPSLTKEI, from the coding sequence ATGTTCGGTTTAGAGGCACTCGATCTCGCCCGAATTCAGTTTGCGTTCACCATTTCGTTCCACATCCTGTTTCCGGCCATCACCATTGGCCTGGCGAGCTACCTGGCGGTGCTCGAGGGTTTGTGGCTGAAAACCCGCAACGACACCTACCGGGACCTCTACCATTTCTGGTCGAAGATCTTTGCCGTCAACTTCGGCATGGGCGTGGTCTCGGGTCTGGTCATGGCCTACCAGTTCGGCACCAATTGGAGCCGCTTCTCGGACTTCGCCGGTGCAGTCACCGGGCCTTTGCTGACCTATGAGGTACTCACGGCGTTTTTCCTCGAGGCCGGTTTCCTCGGGGTGATGCTGTTTGGCTGGAACAAGGTCGGACGCGGCCTGCACTTTTTCTCCACGGTGATGGTGGCGATCGGCACATTGATCTCGACGTTCTGGATTCTCGCCTCCAACAGCTGGATGCAAACCCCGCAGGGCTTCGAGATCGTTAACGGTCAGGTGATTCCCACCGACTGGCTGGCCATCATTTTCAACCCGTCGTTCCCGTACCGCCTGATGCACATGGCGACTGCCGCGTTCGTGGCCACGGCTTTCTTCGTCGGCTCCTCGGCGGCCTGGCACCTGTTGCGCGGCAAGGACAACCCGGCGATCCGCACGATGCTGTCGATGGCAATGTGGATGGCATTGATCGTCGCGCCGATCCAGGCCGTCATCGGCGACTTCCATGGCCTCAACACCCTCAAGCATCAACCGGCAAAAATCGCCGCCATCGAAGGCCACTGGGAAAACAAGGGTGACGAACCCACGCCGCTGATCCTGTTCGGCTGGCCGGACATGAAAGAAGAGAAAACCAAATTCGCCGTGGAGATCCCGTACCTCGGCAGCCTGATCCTGACGCACTCGCTGGATAAGCAAGTGCCTGCTCTGAAGGAGTTTCCACCCGAAGACCGGCCGAACTCGACCATCGTGTTCTGGTCGTTCCGGATCATGGTCGGTCTGGGTTTCCTGATGATCTTCACCGGTCTTTGGAGTCTGTGGTTGCGTAAACGCGACACCCTCTACACCTCACGCCCGTTCCTGTATCTGGCGTTGTGGATGGGGCCGTCCGGGCTGATCGCGATTCTTGCCGGCTGGTTCACCACTGAAATCGGCCGTCAGCCGTGGGTGGTCTACGGGCTGATGCGCACGGCGGATGCGTCTTCCAATCACAGCTTCATGCAAATGAGCATCACCTTGATCATGTTCGTGGTGGTGTACTTCGCGCTGTTCGGCGCCGGCCTCGGCTACATGATGCGTCTGGTGCGCAAAGGGCCGAAGATCAGCGAGGGCGCAGAAACGCCGCAAGGTGGTCCAGGCAAGCAACGCACGCCGGCTCGTCCGCTGTCCGCCGCCGACGATACGGCCGATGCCGATCACGATGGTCCCAGCCTGACCAAGGAGATTTGA